The proteins below come from a single Ferrimicrobium sp. genomic window:
- a CDS encoding type II toxin-antitoxin system VapC family toxin produces the protein MIVVDASAAVSALLNAGSARQALTEQQLHAPYLIDSDIANALRRRVAASRIDPKDAWTALDHWRRLGMLRYPIFHLLGRIWELRENLSAYDASYVALAESLGCALLTADTRLSHSPGIRCLVTVVPR, from the coding sequence GTGATCGTTGTAGACGCTTCGGCGGCGGTTTCCGCGCTACTGAACGCTGGCTCTGCTCGTCAGGCGCTCACCGAACAACAGTTGCATGCTCCTTACCTCATCGACTCCGACATCGCTAACGCGCTTCGCCGTAGGGTAGCTGCCTCGCGAATCGACCCCAAGGACGCATGGACGGCACTCGATCACTGGAGGCGACTTGGCATGTTGCGCTATCCCATTTTCCATCTCTTAGGACGTATCTGGGAGCTTCGGGAAAACCTTTCGGCTTACGATGCTTCCTATGTTGCTCTGGCCGAATCACTTGGTTGCGCTTTGCTTACTGCGGACACGAGACTCAGCCATTCTCCAGGAATTCGCTGTCTGGTGACCGTTGTGCCGCGATAG
- a CDS encoding tyrosine-type recombinase/integrase encodes MWELMVELPRDPASGKRRREWATVKGTKRKAQCELQQMLVKVQDSSTSLAASSDVSTEQVVNEWFGITREGLSPTTVQGYEWRIRLHVLPAIGSIPAHKLRALDLDPLYRSLIAQGKAPATIRQTHAIIRGALNQAMKWGWVEHNVALLVTPRKLGSTAIVAPNVSQLNSILEAAKERHPQWVNVIALAALTGMRRGELCALRWQDIGADSLHVSRSLGHTTESGTYLGPTKSRQERRVALDSAALYYIEEQQERLREACRVNHSELSGDPVICEPTRPPHRAPSLA; translated from the coding sequence GTGTGGGAACTGATGGTGGAGTTGCCGCGTGACCCAGCGAGCGGCAAGCGTCGGCGCGAGTGGGCGACCGTCAAGGGCACAAAGCGCAAGGCTCAGTGCGAGTTACAACAGATGTTGGTCAAGGTCCAGGACTCTTCTACTTCTCTCGCCGCAAGCTCAGACGTGAGCACCGAACAGGTTGTCAACGAATGGTTTGGGATCACAAGAGAGGGTCTTTCTCCGACCACCGTGCAGGGCTATGAGTGGCGCATCCGACTCCACGTCCTGCCCGCTATTGGCTCAATCCCCGCCCATAAGCTCCGAGCACTAGATCTCGACCCTCTCTACCGATCCCTCATCGCCCAAGGGAAGGCTCCGGCAACCATTCGACAGACTCATGCCATCATCAGAGGTGCTCTCAACCAGGCAATGAAATGGGGCTGGGTCGAGCACAATGTCGCCTTGCTCGTGACACCACGAAAGCTTGGCAGTACGGCCATTGTCGCCCCAAATGTCTCTCAGCTCAACAGCATCCTTGAAGCAGCCAAGGAGCGCCACCCCCAGTGGGTGAATGTGATTGCCCTTGCTGCCCTTACGGGTATGAGAAGAGGAGAGCTGTGTGCTTTGCGTTGGCAAGACATCGGCGCAGATAGCCTTCATGTCTCGCGATCTCTTGGCCATACCACCGAGTCGGGCACCTATCTCGGGCCGACGAAGTCGCGCCAAGAACGCCGTGTTGCGCTTGACTCAGCCGCCCTTTACTACATTGAAGAGCAGCAAGAAAGGCTCCGCGAAGCTTGCAGGGTGAATCACTCCGAGTTAAGTGGAGACCCAGTTATCTGTGAACCAACTCGTCCGCCACATAGAGCCCCGTCGTTAGCATGA
- the sodN gene encoding superoxide dismutase, Ni: MYLTKILTLVDTLRAPAKASAHCDLPCGVYDPAQARIEAESIKAIVEKYNASDDQYFRDRATLIKEQRAEEVNRHLDVLWYQYFQPVHLEKYPQLHEVFWSAKKLTSQVKRTNDTAVADQLLASIGQISDIFWETKK, translated from the coding sequence ATGTACCTCACAAAAATACTCACGTTGGTAGACACACTACGCGCTCCGGCCAAGGCCTCAGCGCACTGCGACCTACCATGTGGTGTTTACGATCCTGCACAAGCACGGATCGAGGCTGAATCCATCAAAGCTATCGTCGAAAAATACAATGCGTCCGATGATCAGTACTTTAGAGATCGCGCCACCTTGATCAAGGAACAGCGTGCTGAGGAGGTCAATCGTCATCTTGACGTTCTGTGGTACCAGTACTTCCAGCCTGTCCACCTTGAGAAGTATCCGCAGCTCCATGAGGTATTTTGGAGCGCCAAGAAGCTCACAAGTCAAGTGAAGCGCACCAACGACACTGCCGTAGCTGATCAACTGCTTGCAAGCATTGGACAGATTAGCGATATCTTTTGGGAGACCAAGAAGTAG
- a CDS encoding S26 family signal peptidase: MRRRARLALSLPSLVMASGALAWAMVQRYEVVGDSMCPTLTHGDRLLVLKWRWVPVGRILVLQDSHSDDPFIKRLVRRSHSSIWVEGDNSLGSTDSRQLGWFSNKSVVGWAIYRYYPSSRAGSLIGE; encoded by the coding sequence GTGCGTCGACGTGCACGCCTAGCGTTGAGTCTCCCTTCTCTAGTGATGGCATCAGGGGCTTTGGCTTGGGCAATGGTGCAACGATATGAGGTGGTTGGAGACTCGATGTGTCCGACGTTGACCCATGGAGACAGGTTGTTGGTCTTGAAGTGGCGATGGGTACCAGTTGGGCGGATCCTCGTTCTGCAGGATTCGCATTCGGACGACCCCTTCATCAAGAGGTTGGTACGCCGTTCGCATTCCTCGATTTGGGTCGAGGGTGATAATTCCCTGGGTTCGACGGATAGTCGTCAGTTAGGTTGGTTCTCGAACAAGAGTGTTGTTGGCTGGGCTATCTACCGTTATTATCCATCCAGTAGGGCAGGAAGCTTGATCGGTGAGTAG
- a CDS encoding glycosyltransferase encodes MRLAVISYHASPMAVPGSGVNGGMNVYVRALTTHLARAGVECDIFSARVGAQHEKSVRLESGLWLHSLPVQPSAPVGSAPDYTGIPEFADRVVEHMVRSSISYDAVHANYWLSGVAAHRVKHDLDIPMITTFHTLEKAKRAHGALVDDRSSLRIHQESRILGCSDAVLASGDDEARWLLEMYQAPEEKIVHLPLGIDRAFFAPGPSGPAREAIGFDDTIPIILYVGRIQSLKGTALAVKTLVELRKHRSARLIIVGGPSGVDGEREFARVLALVEEYGLDDAVTIVEPMSHELLSTYYRAADVVIVPSVSESFGLVALEAMGCGTPVVATDAGGLRTVVDDGYSGILVKDRQPSAFAQAIESLLANPVHYRAMSQRASACAESFTWAASARRLIGVVERVVQQEVLVSCMSCA; translated from the coding sequence TTGAGACTTGCAGTGATTAGCTACCATGCCTCTCCCATGGCCGTGCCAGGATCTGGTGTGAACGGTGGCATGAACGTGTATGTGAGGGCTTTGACGACTCATCTTGCCCGTGCTGGGGTAGAGTGCGATATTTTTTCCGCGAGGGTGGGCGCTCAGCACGAGAAGTCCGTACGGCTGGAGTCTGGTCTCTGGCTCCATTCTCTGCCAGTACAACCCAGCGCGCCAGTTGGTTCAGCGCCTGACTACACCGGAATTCCTGAGTTCGCTGACCGTGTAGTGGAGCATATGGTGCGGTCTTCGATCAGTTATGATGCCGTGCATGCAAACTATTGGCTATCTGGGGTCGCTGCACATAGAGTAAAACACGACCTTGATATTCCGATGATCACCACTTTTCATACACTCGAGAAGGCCAAGCGTGCACACGGGGCGTTGGTTGATGACAGATCGAGTCTCAGAATTCATCAGGAGTCTCGCATTCTCGGTTGTTCGGACGCCGTGTTAGCCTCCGGAGACGATGAGGCGAGATGGTTGTTAGAGATGTATCAAGCGCCTGAGGAGAAAATCGTGCACTTGCCTCTTGGCATTGATCGAGCCTTCTTCGCACCCGGGCCGTCTGGGCCGGCCAGAGAAGCCATCGGCTTTGACGATACGATTCCCATCATTCTTTATGTCGGCCGCATCCAGTCGCTCAAAGGGACAGCGTTGGCGGTAAAAACCCTTGTCGAACTGCGTAAACACCGTTCGGCTCGACTCATTATTGTTGGCGGTCCATCAGGCGTAGATGGTGAGCGGGAGTTTGCGCGTGTCTTGGCTCTTGTCGAAGAATATGGCCTTGATGATGCGGTGACCATCGTTGAACCTATGTCACATGAGCTCCTGTCAACGTACTACCGCGCGGCGGATGTGGTTATCGTGCCTTCGGTGAGCGAGTCATTTGGACTCGTTGCCTTGGAAGCCATGGGCTGCGGCACGCCGGTGGTGGCGACGGATGCGGGAGGACTTCGGACGGTTGTCGATGATGGTTACTCTGGGATCTTGGTTAAAGATCGTCAACCATCGGCCTTTGCTCAAGCCATTGAATCGTTGCTGGCGAACCCAGTGCACTATCGAGCGATGTCGCAGAGGGCGTCAGCGTGTGCCGAATCGTTCACTTGGGCCGCCAGCGCGCGAAGGCTTATCGGCGTTGTGGAACGTGTGGTTCAGCAGGAAGTATTGGTTAGCTGCATGAGTTGTGCGTAG
- the proC gene encoding pyrroline-5-carboxylate reductase produces the protein MHDLLVVGGGVMGGALAVGIGRAEGGPRSVAILDHSPEKARSIASRFPGGVAVDSVEPAKMYLLAVKPHHIRGVLTDLPPHSKVISVAAGVRLDQLQTWAPAGGQVIRAMPNTACEIGAGVIAISEIDDSSFLTATRELFGLVGEVFVVPEKQFDVVSALSGSGPAYVFLLLEAMQEAGLTLGLPASVALELARATVRGAVLLADAKGEDPRTLRLAVTSPGGMTAAAIAVFEELGLRHQTLEAVRAATVRAQALSDHAGE, from the coding sequence ATGCATGATTTGCTGGTAGTTGGTGGCGGGGTCATGGGTGGCGCTTTGGCCGTCGGGATTGGTCGTGCCGAAGGCGGACCTCGTTCCGTCGCGATCCTGGATCATAGCCCCGAAAAGGCTCGATCCATTGCCTCTCGTTTTCCAGGTGGCGTTGCGGTTGACAGTGTGGAACCCGCAAAGATGTACCTGTTGGCGGTCAAACCCCATCACATACGTGGTGTGCTCACAGATCTCCCTCCTCATTCCAAAGTAATCTCGGTCGCAGCGGGAGTGCGACTCGATCAACTCCAGACCTGGGCGCCGGCTGGTGGCCAGGTTATTCGAGCAATGCCCAATACAGCCTGTGAGATCGGGGCGGGAGTCATTGCCATTAGTGAGATAGATGACAGCAGTTTCTTGACGGCCACTCGGGAGCTCTTTGGTCTCGTGGGTGAGGTGTTTGTTGTACCTGAGAAGCAGTTCGACGTCGTTAGTGCGCTATCAGGCAGCGGACCTGCCTATGTGTTTTTACTGCTAGAAGCGATGCAGGAGGCTGGCCTTACCCTTGGCCTTCCAGCCTCGGTGGCCCTCGAATTGGCGCGTGCCACCGTCCGCGGAGCGGTACTCTTGGCCGACGCCAAAGGAGAAGACCCTCGGACCTTGAGGTTGGCGGTGACATCTCCAGGTGGGATGACCGCAGCAGCAATCGCTGTGTTTGAAGAGCTTGGCTTGCGACACCAGACACTCGAAGCGGTTCGTGCCGCCACTGTGCGGGCGCAGGCACTCTCAGATCACGCCGGCGAGTGA
- the hemA gene encoding glutamyl-tRNA reductase gives MSVILLSINESDVGVDFDRFALTRPGEDGLRSSLRGLVEGGVIEEALLLSTCARTELYVMADQFHATVDEVAAALAQSLQLPITVVQPVTRVLYGRAAVRHLLRVAGGLESAIVGESEILSQVKQALSAARESKIVLGSLGRYFERALEVGKRIRNETLIGSGNVSVTSAAALLAMTSNAALADGTPRVGVVGSGAIGSEVARVLVDHGAEVTLMSSSPERRDLLHRELSGVRVVATSELSGQLASLDTLVMAGSAVPMVLDASILEGFSGLRIIDLCRPRTIERGVAEVAGVVLVDLDDVNRFVSDQLAERMEAVDSVELIIETELADFGELAWLQDMNPVLRALYEEAERVRESELSRSLKRLGATDPGMIEELELLTHRLVNKLLHHPATSLREQTGAEGFAEFLENFKTIFRL, from the coding sequence ATGTCTGTCATACTTTTAAGTATCAACGAGTCCGATGTCGGTGTCGATTTTGACCGATTTGCGCTGACCCGGCCTGGCGAGGATGGGTTGCGTTCATCCCTTAGGGGTCTCGTCGAAGGCGGTGTGATCGAGGAAGCGTTGTTGTTGAGCACGTGCGCACGTACCGAGCTCTACGTCATGGCGGATCAGTTTCACGCTACGGTTGATGAGGTTGCAGCTGCCCTCGCGCAGTCGTTGCAGTTGCCAATAACGGTGGTGCAGCCGGTTACACGTGTGCTCTATGGAAGGGCGGCTGTCCGGCATCTTTTGAGGGTTGCCGGGGGTTTGGAGTCGGCCATAGTGGGGGAGAGCGAGATTCTTTCACAGGTCAAGCAGGCCCTGTCAGCGGCGCGGGAGAGCAAAATTGTCCTTGGCTCACTTGGTCGGTACTTCGAACGTGCACTTGAGGTTGGAAAGCGCATTCGGAACGAGACACTGATTGGTTCTGGAAATGTATCAGTGACCTCGGCCGCCGCTTTGCTGGCCATGACCTCAAATGCGGCACTTGCTGATGGTACTCCTCGTGTTGGCGTTGTCGGTTCAGGAGCTATTGGGTCGGAGGTCGCTCGAGTTTTGGTCGATCATGGTGCTGAGGTGACGTTGATGTCGTCGTCTCCGGAGCGTCGGGATCTTCTTCATCGGGAGCTCAGCGGTGTCAGGGTGGTTGCAACCAGCGAGCTGTCTGGCCAACTCGCTTCGCTTGACACCCTCGTAATGGCCGGATCCGCCGTTCCGATGGTTCTCGATGCTTCAATTCTTGAAGGATTTTCGGGTCTACGCATTATTGATCTCTGTCGGCCGCGCACTATCGAGCGGGGAGTGGCCGAGGTCGCAGGTGTGGTACTTGTGGATCTCGATGATGTCAATCGCTTTGTGTCCGATCAGTTGGCGGAACGGATGGAAGCGGTCGACTCGGTAGAGCTGATCATCGAGACTGAACTCGCCGATTTTGGGGAGCTGGCCTGGCTGCAGGATATGAATCCCGTGCTTCGCGCCCTCTATGAGGAGGCAGAACGGGTTCGCGAAAGCGAGTTAAGCCGATCACTAAAGCGACTCGGGGCTACTGATCCAGGGATGATTGAAGAACTTGAGTTACTGACGCATCGGCTTGTGAACAAGCTGCTGCATCATCCTGCCACGTCATTGCGAGAACAGACAGGAGCAGAGGGCTTCGCGGAGTTTCTCGAAAACTTCAAAACTATCTTCCGGCTGTGA
- the hemC gene encoding hydroxymethylbilane synthase has translation MTTPLKIATRGSELALWQAMHVSAALPVPSEITVVETEGDRVQDRPLAEIGGQGVFAKEIQHHVLHHQATLAVHSAKDLPSVTVSGLQIGAWLPRADPRDMLVGSTLGDLPNGARVGTSSIRRAAQLLALRPDVEIVPLRGNIRTRLEKGQRLDAIFVAAAALQRLDIWPEITEILSPELMLPQVGQGAIAIECRVDDDATLEMLASVNDSATEKAVIAERSLLRVFGTGCSLPIGGLAELSGHGLMLRAMVAAHDGTRILRGSASGDEPTQLGSALARSLVERGALALLADSDGE, from the coding sequence ATGACGACCCCTTTGAAGATAGCTACGCGTGGTTCAGAACTAGCGCTGTGGCAGGCGATGCATGTATCCGCCGCGCTCCCGGTTCCGTCAGAGATTACTGTGGTCGAGACCGAGGGGGATCGAGTACAGGATCGTCCGCTTGCAGAGATTGGCGGTCAAGGGGTATTCGCTAAGGAGATTCAACACCACGTTTTGCACCATCAGGCTACGTTGGCGGTCCATTCTGCGAAGGATCTCCCGAGCGTGACGGTCAGTGGTCTTCAAATTGGCGCTTGGCTCCCTCGCGCTGACCCTCGGGACATGCTTGTCGGTTCTACGTTAGGGGATCTTCCAAACGGTGCCCGTGTTGGGACCTCGTCAATCCGTCGAGCAGCGCAGCTCCTCGCCCTGCGGCCAGATGTCGAGATTGTGCCACTTCGCGGAAACATTCGGACCAGGCTGGAGAAAGGGCAACGATTGGACGCAATCTTTGTTGCAGCTGCGGCGCTCCAACGACTCGATATCTGGCCGGAGATAACGGAAATTCTCAGCCCAGAGTTGATGCTGCCACAAGTTGGACAGGGCGCGATCGCCATCGAGTGCAGAGTGGACGATGATGCTACCCTTGAGATGCTTGCGTCGGTCAACGACTCTGCCACAGAGAAGGCGGTAATTGCAGAGCGGAGTCTCCTTCGGGTCTTTGGTACTGGCTGTAGCCTTCCTATCGGTGGACTTGCCGAGTTGAGCGGCCACGGGCTTATGTTGCGCGCGATGGTGGCAGCCCATGATGGAACGAGAATCCTTCGCGGTTCCGCCAGCGGTGACGAACCTACCCAACTTGGATCCGCACTTGCTCGTTCACTCGTCGAACGAGGAGCCCTTGCGCTGTTAGCTGATTCGGATGGGGAGTAG